One genomic segment of Ferviditalea candida includes these proteins:
- a CDS encoding ADP-heptose synthase — translation MQRRFVIEAVMAAVYGQLLVPGQPVEYIIPYSTVMELYEFQSGRVSVMPEEEDDAIVKSKIDELIRFLEEPLNKKKIERALSLPWRKSPAILVNDQVSFTIVNALDNAQYGDSFDPIETELMLTSIREQAPILTDQIEFVDRLVQSGAPVQVVDIDDFEYALEADIPFGI, via the coding sequence ATGCAGCGGCGTTTTGTAATCGAAGCGGTTATGGCCGCCGTATACGGACAATTGCTCGTCCCCGGCCAGCCCGTGGAATATATCATTCCCTACTCCACCGTGATGGAGCTGTATGAATTTCAGTCAGGACGAGTTTCCGTAATGCCTGAAGAAGAGGATGACGCAATCGTCAAATCCAAAATCGATGAGCTGATCCGTTTCCTGGAGGAACCGCTGAACAAAAAGAAAATCGAACGGGCCTTATCCCTTCCTTGGCGTAAAAGCCCGGCGATTCTCGTCAATGACCAGGTCTCGTTTACGATTGTGAACGCATTGGATAACGCGCAATACGGCGATTCCTTCGATCCGATCGAGACTGAGTTGATGCTGACTTCAATCCGCGAGCAGGCCCCAATCCTGACCGATCAAATCGAGTTTGTCGACAGACTCGTGCAATCGGGTGCCCCGGTTCAGGTCGTGGACATTGACGACTTCGAATATGCCTTGGAGGCGGATATCCCCTTCGGGATTTGA
- the tatA gene encoding twin-arginine translocase TatA/TatE family subunit: protein MGNLLAPSHLLLIFFFVLLIFGPKKLPELGNALGRTLKGFKEGAKEIMNDEEFQSKPIQKTEELRKEETTGISKN, encoded by the coding sequence ATGGGAAATTTATTGGCCCCGAGCCATTTGTTATTAATCTTCTTCTTTGTGTTGTTGATATTCGGTCCAAAAAAGTTGCCTGAACTCGGAAATGCGCTCGGCAGAACGTTAAAAGGTTTTAAGGAAGGCGCCAAAGAAATCATGAATGATGAAGAATTTCAAAGCAAGCCAATTCAAAAAACAGAAGAACTAAGAAAAGAAGAAACTACGGGAATCTCCAAAAATTAA
- a CDS encoding HD domain-containing protein produces the protein MNTEEIIRLAEGFVRERLGADTSGHDWFHIERVRRMAVRLARHYQADAFLCELAALLHDLADGKLQASESEALAGIAEWLSCQGVDQAAAAHALRIIGTMSFKGGQGSPMPSLEGQIVQDADRLDALGAIGIARTFMYSGWKGQMMHDPELPPRDKMTLDEYLNGRGTAINHFHEKLFKLKDLMNTDAARQIAEERHRFMELFLQQFMKEWSGGDV, from the coding sequence ATGAATACTGAGGAAATCATCCGCTTGGCGGAAGGCTTCGTCCGCGAGCGATTGGGGGCGGATACCAGCGGCCATGACTGGTTTCATATCGAGCGGGTGCGCCGCATGGCTGTCCGCCTGGCCCGGCACTATCAAGCCGACGCTTTTCTTTGCGAGTTGGCCGCCCTGCTGCACGATCTGGCAGATGGCAAATTGCAGGCAAGCGAAAGTGAAGCGTTGGCCGGGATTGCAGAGTGGCTGAGCTGTCAGGGAGTCGACCAAGCGGCAGCCGCCCATGCGCTCCGCATCATCGGCACGATGTCCTTCAAAGGCGGCCAAGGCTCGCCGATGCCGTCGCTGGAAGGGCAAATCGTCCAGGATGCGGACCGACTGGATGCGCTGGGCGCGATCGGCATTGCCCGGACGTTCATGTATTCGGGCTGGAAGGGGCAGATGATGCACGATCCCGAGCTGCCGCCAAGGGACAAGATGACCCTTGACGAATACCTCAACGGGCGGGGAACGGCCATCAATCATTTCCATGAAAAGCTGTTCAAGCTGAAGGATTTGATGAATACGGACGCAGCCCGGCAAATCGCCGAAGAGCGGCATCGCTTTATGGAGCTGTTTTTGCAGCAGTTTATGAAGGAATGGTCGGGGGGTGACGTATAG
- the corA gene encoding magnesium/cobalt transporter CorA codes for MQRILAITRAFELLTDIPLNALANENIKWYWVDFNEPTEEEAKLLADYFHFHPLAIEDCLHLLQRPKLDHYGDTHFLVMHAIDPDTLSVEEVDLFLGSSFLVTFHAHPSKEIDEIWDRINTQPSFRGKGPLYAAYKVMDKLVDQYFPAVLQLEEQLSEIENNVRNASIQKLMDDIFNIRAKLVKLRKTILPARDLFYRIVNSERIDGIRDQSVYFMDVYNHLLKLSELIDSIREMTSDLRDSYISVNANRMNTIMKTLTVITTIFMPLTFIVGIYGMNFECMPELKWKWGYFTVLGVMLGIGFGMFWFFRRKGWFR; via the coding sequence TTGCAGCGCATTTTAGCAATTACCCGCGCCTTTGAGCTCTTGACAGATATCCCGTTAAACGCGCTCGCCAATGAAAATATCAAGTGGTACTGGGTTGATTTTAACGAACCCACAGAGGAAGAAGCGAAGCTGTTAGCGGATTATTTTCATTTTCATCCGCTGGCGATCGAGGATTGCCTGCACCTATTGCAGCGACCCAAATTGGATCATTACGGAGATACGCATTTTCTGGTGATGCATGCAATTGATCCTGACACGCTGTCGGTGGAAGAAGTCGATTTGTTCTTGGGCAGCAGCTTTCTCGTCACGTTTCATGCGCATCCCTCCAAAGAAATCGATGAGATCTGGGATCGGATAAACACACAGCCGAGTTTTCGTGGTAAAGGTCCTCTGTATGCAGCCTACAAAGTGATGGACAAATTGGTCGATCAATATTTTCCCGCCGTCCTGCAGCTCGAAGAGCAGTTATCCGAGATCGAAAACAATGTCCGCAACGCTTCCATCCAAAAGCTGATGGACGATATTTTCAACATCCGTGCCAAACTGGTCAAACTGCGCAAAACGATTTTGCCCGCAAGGGATCTCTTCTACAGAATCGTCAATTCTGAGCGCATCGACGGAATCAGAGATCAGTCCGTCTATTTCATGGACGTATACAATCACCTACTGAAGCTTTCCGAGCTCATCGACTCGATCCGGGAAATGACCTCAGATCTGCGGGACAGCTATATTTCCGTCAACGCCAACCGGATGAATACCATCATGAAGACGCTCACTGTGATTACTACCATTTTTATGCCGCTGACGTTTATCGTCGGGATTTACGGCATGAATTTTGAGTGCATGCCCGAGTTGAAATGGAAATGGGGTTATTTTACCGTCCTCGGCGTGATGTTGGGCATAGGATTCGGGATGTTCTGGTTTTTTCGGCGGAAAGGATGGTTCCGTTAA